A single region of the Plantactinospora soyae genome encodes:
- a CDS encoding cation:proton antiporter domain-containing protein — translation MVRTKQRLGLRAVGVYGLLVVLPVLISVVLLTREGGAGGGATKAAAAGHPLAQLLLAIAVVIAACRLAGWLMRRIGQPAVVGEIIAGVVLGPSLLGAVWPAGAAALLPDAILPQLNVLAQVGVVLFVFLTGLELNTRLIRGRGHLAVVVSHVSIAVPFVLGVLLAIVAYAKFAPEGVGPLAFALFIGVSMSITALPVLARILKDTGMFHSRVGVVVLTCAVIDDVTAWSLLALVVAVVTASSLVGVLLTLGSAVAFAALLLYAIRPLMTLYFARTPDPTLRRLAPLALVGVLLCAMATEWIGVHAMFGAFMFGLVFPRGNVVERWLHQNASGLTTVLMLPLFFAYSGLRTNLTLLADASQWLWCAVILVVAVVGKLVSAAVAARSVGESLPRALQIGVLMNCRGLTELIVLNVGLDLGVLSPTIFTMLVLMALISTAMTAPLAVVLDKRASRHKAALASVQQQPAVAMSRATPAGAEEHDAVTDR, via the coding sequence ATGGTGCGAACCAAGCAGCGGCTCGGCCTGCGTGCGGTGGGTGTCTACGGGCTTCTGGTCGTCCTGCCGGTGCTGATCAGCGTCGTTCTGCTTACCCGCGAGGGCGGCGCAGGGGGCGGGGCGACGAAGGCGGCCGCAGCCGGGCATCCCCTTGCGCAGCTGCTGCTGGCCATCGCGGTCGTCATCGCCGCGTGCCGGCTGGCGGGCTGGCTGATGCGGCGGATCGGCCAGCCCGCGGTGGTCGGCGAGATCATCGCGGGCGTCGTGCTCGGCCCGTCGCTGCTCGGAGCGGTCTGGCCGGCGGGCGCCGCGGCGCTGCTGCCGGACGCGATCCTGCCGCAGCTCAACGTTCTCGCCCAGGTGGGCGTCGTCCTGTTCGTCTTCCTGACCGGGCTCGAGCTGAACACCCGGCTGATCCGCGGCCGGGGGCACCTGGCCGTAGTGGTCAGCCACGTCAGCATCGCGGTGCCCTTCGTGCTCGGCGTGCTGCTCGCCATCGTCGCGTACGCCAAGTTCGCGCCCGAGGGAGTCGGGCCACTGGCCTTCGCGCTGTTCATCGGGGTGTCGATGAGCATCACGGCGCTGCCGGTGCTCGCCCGGATCCTCAAGGACACCGGGATGTTCCACAGCCGGGTCGGTGTCGTCGTGCTGACCTGCGCGGTGATCGACGACGTGACCGCGTGGTCGCTGCTGGCGCTGGTGGTGGCGGTCGTCACGGCGTCGTCTCTCGTCGGCGTGCTCCTGACGCTCGGGTCGGCGGTGGCCTTCGCCGCCCTGCTGCTCTATGCGATCCGCCCACTGATGACCTTGTACTTCGCCAGGACCCCCGACCCGACGTTGCGCCGCCTCGCTCCGCTGGCGCTCGTCGGGGTGCTGCTGTGCGCCATGGCCACCGAGTGGATCGGCGTGCACGCGATGTTCGGTGCCTTCATGTTCGGCCTGGTCTTCCCGCGCGGCAACGTGGTCGAGAGGTGGCTGCACCAGAACGCCAGTGGCCTCACCACCGTACTGATGCTGCCCCTGTTCTTCGCCTACAGCGGCCTCCGGACGAACCTCACGCTGCTCGCCGACGCGTCGCAGTGGCTGTGGTGTGCGGTGATCCTCGTGGTGGCAGTCGTCGGCAAGCTGGTCAGCGCTGCGGTCGCTGCCCGCAGCGTCGGCGAGAGCCTCCCCCGGGCGCTGCAGATCGGCGTACTGATGAATTGCCGGGGCCTCACGGAGCTGATCGTGCTGAACGTGGGTCTCGATCTCGGGGTGCTGTCGCCGACCATATTCACCATGCTGGTGCTCATGGCCCTGATCTCCACGGCCATGACCGCACCCCTCGCGGTCGTCCTCGACAAGCGCGCAAGCCGGCACAAGGCTGCGCTCGCGTCCGTGCAGCAGCAGCCCGCGGTGGCCATGTCCCGGGCCACGCCTGCCGGTGCAGAGGAGCACGACGCGGTGACTGACCGCTGA
- a CDS encoding helix-turn-helix transcriptional regulator, with protein sequence MQPAVRQAISTMQERYFEPLTLNDIATEVFVSPFHFSRIFAKEVGVSPGRYLTAVRMFEVKRLLLTSSLTVSEIVCSVGYSSVGTFTSRFTRAVGRTPSQYRDAEVRDLLMAIAPHYRRLPAPDAMHRAVQRRGCTARGGNSITTSIEMPPGTKPGNVLVAAFAERVPQCGPVAFAGVASPQSSKIELPDVPAGTWNVVAAAECGSDDSATPSILWGTARRPITVGLGGAASAHVRMQSPRSTDIPIAFTLASCRSSSSNRHAMGDSRDLHLVA encoded by the coding sequence ATGCAACCCGCAGTCCGGCAGGCGATCTCGACCATGCAGGAAAGATATTTCGAACCACTCACACTGAACGATATCGCGACCGAGGTGTTCGTCAGCCCGTTCCATTTCTCGCGAATCTTCGCGAAGGAGGTCGGGGTCAGCCCGGGTCGCTACCTGACGGCGGTGCGCATGTTCGAGGTCAAGCGACTGCTGCTGACCAGCTCGTTGACGGTGTCGGAAATCGTGTGCAGCGTGGGCTACAGCAGCGTCGGCACCTTCACCAGCCGATTCACCAGAGCGGTCGGACGAACCCCGTCGCAGTACCGGGACGCCGAGGTGCGCGATCTGCTGATGGCGATCGCTCCGCACTATCGGCGGTTGCCGGCCCCGGACGCCATGCATCGGGCGGTCCAGCGGCGCGGCTGCACCGCGCGGGGCGGCAACTCGATCACGACCAGCATCGAGATGCCACCCGGGACGAAGCCGGGAAACGTGCTGGTGGCAGCGTTCGCCGAGCGGGTTCCGCAGTGCGGTCCGGTCGCATTCGCCGGGGTGGCGTCGCCACAGTCGTCCAAGATTGAACTGCCGGACGTCCCGGCGGGTACATGGAACGTGGTGGCTGCCGCGGAATGTGGCTCCGACGATTCCGCGACGCCCTCGATCCTGTGGGGAACTGCGCGCCGGCCGATCACGGTCGGCCTCGGTGGGGCTGCCTCGGCGCACGTCCGTATGCAGTCTCCGCGGTCGACCGACATCCCCATCGCGTTCACACTCGCCTCCTGCCGGTCGTCGTCATCAAACCGCCACGCCATGGGCGACTCGAGAGATCTGCACTTGGTCGCCTAG
- a CDS encoding reverse transcriptase/maturase family protein: MFNPQLYLLAYGRIYANQGAMTPGVTQETVDGMSLNKIGRIIEAIRHERYRFSPARRVYIPKKNGKLRPLGLPTWSDKLVGEVVRLLLGSYYEPSFSDRSHGFRPGRGCHTALREVANTWPGTAWFVEGDISDCFGSLDNQVMLDTLAEQIHDNRFLRLLRNMLQAGYLEDWTWNATLSGAPQGGVASPILSNIYLHRLDRYVETVLMPHYNRGERRARNPAYLQVANELAKARRRGDRVQARALRKAMLALPSSDPNDPSYRRLRYIRYADDHLLGFAGPKAEAEEIKQRLTQFLRDDLKLELNHAKTLITHARTGAARFLGYDITVQHNDRKLTRGKRNVNGQIALRVPRSVVQAKCARYLKRGQPARRTPIMNRDDYTIVATYGAEYRGIVQYYLLASNIRRLHRLRWVMLSSLLRTLASKHHSTPTKMARKHQAKIITPNGPRVCFEATLHREDRKPLVARFGGFPLQRQKTAVIDDRRPDGLHHPPKELITRLLKRRCELCEQTGHMNTHHVRNLAELGPPGPAQPAWAAVMARRKRKALVVCDTCHDHIHARQPTTLTA, encoded by the coding sequence TTGTTCAATCCGCAGTTGTATCTGCTGGCCTACGGACGCATTTACGCCAACCAGGGCGCGATGACTCCGGGGGTCACGCAGGAGACCGTGGACGGCATGTCGCTAAACAAGATCGGTCGCATCATCGAAGCGATACGCCACGAGCGTTACCGATTCAGCCCAGCCAGACGGGTATACATCCCGAAGAAGAACGGCAAACTACGCCCACTCGGCCTGCCGACCTGGTCGGACAAACTCGTGGGCGAGGTAGTTAGGCTGCTGTTGGGGTCGTACTACGAGCCGTCATTCTCCGACCGTTCCCACGGATTCCGCCCCGGCCGGGGCTGCCATACCGCGTTGCGGGAGGTGGCGAACACCTGGCCGGGGACGGCATGGTTCGTCGAGGGTGACATCTCCGACTGCTTCGGGTCGCTCGACAATCAGGTCATGCTCGACACGCTGGCGGAGCAAATCCACGACAACCGGTTCCTGCGGCTGCTGCGTAACATGCTGCAAGCCGGATACCTGGAGGACTGGACCTGGAACGCCACGCTCAGCGGTGCACCGCAGGGCGGGGTCGCTTCCCCGATCTTGTCCAACATCTATCTGCACCGGCTGGACCGCTACGTCGAGACAGTTCTGATGCCGCACTACAACCGAGGGGAACGACGGGCCCGCAACCCGGCCTACCTTCAGGTGGCCAACGAACTGGCCAAGGCACGCAGACGCGGCGACCGCGTCCAAGCCAGGGCGCTACGCAAAGCAATGCTGGCCCTGCCCAGCTCAGACCCGAACGACCCGAGCTACCGCCGGCTGCGCTATATCCGCTATGCCGACGACCACCTGCTCGGGTTCGCCGGACCCAAGGCCGAAGCCGAGGAGATCAAACAGCGGCTGACCCAGTTCCTGCGTGACGACCTCAAGCTGGAACTGAACCACGCCAAGACGCTGATCACCCACGCCCGCACCGGCGCGGCGAGATTCCTCGGCTACGACATCACCGTCCAGCACAACGACCGCAAGCTGACCCGAGGCAAACGCAACGTCAACGGTCAGATCGCTCTGCGGGTGCCACGGTCGGTGGTGCAAGCCAAATGCGCCCGATATCTCAAGCGCGGCCAACCCGCGCGCCGCACCCCCATCATGAACCGCGACGACTACACCATCGTCGCGACCTACGGGGCCGAATATCGAGGCATCGTCCAGTACTACCTACTCGCCAGCAACATCCGGCGACTTCACCGGCTGCGATGGGTCATGCTGTCCTCGCTGCTACGAACCCTGGCCTCCAAGCACCACTCGACGCCGACGAAAATGGCCCGCAAACACCAGGCCAAAATCATCACGCCGAACGGGCCACGGGTCTGCTTCGAGGCGACCCTGCACCGCGAAGACAGGAAGCCACTGGTCGCCAGGTTCGGCGGCTTCCCCCTGCAACGGCAGAAAACAGCGGTCATCGACGACCGCCGACCGGACGGGCTGCATCACCCTCCAAAAGAGCTGATCACCCGCCTACTCAAACGGCGCTGCGAACTCTGCGAGCAGACCGGACACATGAACACGCACCACGTCCGCAACCTCGCCGAGCTCGGCCCGCCCGGACCCGCCCAACCCGCATGGGCAGCCGTCATGGCCCGCCGCAAACGCAAAGCCCTTGTCGTCTGCGACACCTGCCACGACCACATCCACGCGAGGCAACCCACCACACTCACGGCATAG
- a CDS encoding acyl-CoA dehydrogenase family protein: protein MVPSTEKPARELVIDRVRDILPALAKNAEWADENRRVHDESIEALTDAGVFKLRIPKRYGGYEASTRTLVDVAAEIATADGSTAWISSVYTIPTWMAAQFPEAAQDEIFSTPNVRICGTLSPGGMAAPVDGGIVVNGKWSFISGAHHAHWQEIIAILVSPDAPPMPVIAMVPMTQLKIVDDWHTAGLRGSGSVTTVAQDLFIPAERVLPLPAVLEGPCSSQVNAASAIYNAPLLPVASASSVGATLGLARAALSTFLSRLGGRKITYTGYESQADAPLTHLQVADAAMFVEEAEFHACTLAELVDTTAASGEEWKMETRVRARAEMGAVVRLAKQVGDLLGNASGGSSIYTHVPIGRITRDISAINQHALMHPDTNAELYGRVLCGLHPNTMYF from the coding sequence ATGGTGCCATCAACCGAGAAGCCGGCACGCGAACTGGTCATCGACCGAGTACGCGACATCCTGCCGGCACTGGCCAAAAATGCCGAGTGGGCGGACGAGAATCGTCGCGTCCACGACGAGTCGATCGAGGCGCTCACCGATGCGGGCGTGTTCAAGCTGCGCATCCCGAAACGATACGGCGGCTACGAAGCCTCCACCCGCACACTCGTCGACGTCGCCGCCGAGATCGCTACGGCCGACGGGTCCACCGCGTGGATCTCCTCGGTCTACACCATCCCCACGTGGATGGCCGCACAGTTCCCCGAGGCCGCGCAGGACGAGATCTTCTCCACACCGAACGTGCGCATCTGCGGCACGCTGAGCCCGGGCGGCATGGCCGCGCCGGTCGACGGCGGCATCGTCGTCAACGGCAAGTGGAGCTTCATAAGCGGCGCCCACCACGCACACTGGCAGGAGATCATCGCGATCCTCGTCAGCCCCGACGCTCCGCCGATGCCCGTCATCGCGATGGTGCCGATGACTCAACTGAAGATCGTCGACGACTGGCACACGGCGGGCCTTCGTGGCTCCGGCAGCGTCACCACCGTGGCGCAGGACCTGTTCATCCCGGCCGAGCGGGTACTCCCGCTACCCGCCGTGCTGGAGGGTCCCTGCTCGTCGCAGGTCAACGCGGCGTCGGCCATCTACAACGCGCCGCTGCTGCCCGTGGCGTCGGCGTCGTCGGTGGGCGCCACGCTGGGCCTCGCGCGCGCCGCGCTCAGCACCTTCCTGAGCCGCCTCGGCGGCCGCAAGATCACCTACACCGGCTATGAGAGCCAGGCGGACGCCCCGCTTACGCACCTGCAGGTGGCTGACGCCGCCATGTTCGTCGAGGAGGCCGAGTTCCACGCCTGCACCCTCGCCGAGCTCGTGGACACCACCGCCGCGAGCGGCGAAGAATGGAAGATGGAGACCCGTGTTCGCGCACGTGCCGAGATGGGCGCCGTCGTGCGCCTGGCCAAGCAGGTCGGTGACCTCCTCGGCAACGCCAGCGGCGGTTCGTCGATCTACACGCACGTGCCGATCGGGCGCATCACCCGCGACATCAGCGCCATCAACCAGCACGCGCTCATGCATCCCGACACCAACGCGGAGCTGTACGGCCGGGTCCTCTGCGGGCTCCACCCCAACACGATGTACTTCTGA
- a CDS encoding transposase, protein MCRLRRPRLECLATGIRSWWPGVQTFIETNLTNAVSEGCNRVGKPDAKHAYGCRNSGDGRLWTWCANTRRVRGCRTTTDLIDPAIERKHDRVADGILGD, encoded by the coding sequence GTGTGCCGACTCCGGCGTCCCCGACTCGAGTGTCTCGCCACCGGGATCCGGTCCTGGTGGCCCGGCGTCCAGACATTTATCGAGACAAATCTCACGAACGCCGTGAGTGAGGGCTGCAACCGGGTCGGCAAGCCTGACGCCAAGCATGCCTACGGCTGCCGCAACTCCGGCGACGGTCGACTGTGGACATGGTGCGCAAACACCAGACGAGTCCGTGGATGCCGCACCACGACCGACTTGATTGACCCGGCAATCGAGAGGAAGCACGACCGGGTGGCGGATGGCATTCTCGGTGATTGA
- a CDS encoding SgcJ/EcaC family oxidoreductase gives MTAPTAATIGVSSLAPKLVSSWAANDADAFGELFTENGSMILPGVFCKGRAEIVAFMREAFTKQYRGTQVTGMPLSMEFFGDSLAVMITSGGVMQAGENKVAPKAQIRASWIAVPDVGGVWRLASYQNSPFYA, from the coding sequence ATGACCGCCCCCACTGCCGCCACGATCGGCGTCTCCTCGCTTGCCCCGAAGCTCGTCTCGTCCTGGGCGGCCAACGACGCCGACGCATTCGGTGAGCTCTTCACCGAGAACGGCTCGATGATCCTGCCCGGCGTGTTCTGCAAGGGCCGCGCCGAGATCGTCGCCTTCATGAGGGAGGCGTTCACCAAGCAGTACCGAGGCACACAGGTCACCGGCATGCCGCTGTCGATGGAATTCTTCGGCGATTCGCTCGCCGTCATGATCACCAGCGGTGGCGTCATGCAGGCCGGCGAGAACAAGGTCGCGCCGAAGGCGCAGATCCGGGCCTCTTGGATCGCGGTGCCCGACGTCGGCGGCGTCTGGCGGCTCGCGAGTTACCAGAACAGCCCCTTCTACGCCTGA
- a CDS encoding cytochrome P450 family protein, with protein MKPGNSGRCPIALDTSGSDIHTEAASLRKQGAAVQVQLPGGVVAWSVNSHDVIKAILADSRVTKSARNHWPDFYEGRIRPDWEMISWVAMDNMVTAFGADRVRLRRLVGSAFTRKRLEAIKPHIQSLTDMLIGELGRIPAGETVDLRETFCYPLPAMLVADLIGMGEEQRRATAKVIDMMVDTTVTPQQAQETLAGWRGAMVKLIAEKRATPGEDITSDLIAARDEDGSHLSEDELADSIFAILGAGSETTINFFDNAISSLLAHPDQLRSVLAGDVSWDAVIDETLRVESPLANLPLRYAVTDIELEGVTIPQGDPILVNYAAIGRDPALHGDTADVFDVAREDKRHLSFGYGAHYCLGAGVAYAVAQIGLSTLFATFPEMALAVEPEELQPLPTFIMNGHRALPVRLTT; from the coding sequence ATGAAACCTGGCAACTCTGGGCGCTGCCCTATCGCCCTCGACACGAGTGGCAGCGACATCCACACCGAGGCTGCCAGCCTGCGCAAGCAGGGCGCGGCCGTGCAGGTGCAGCTCCCCGGCGGGGTCGTTGCATGGTCAGTGAACAGCCACGACGTGATCAAGGCCATCCTCGCCGACTCGCGTGTGACCAAGAGCGCCCGCAACCACTGGCCCGATTTCTACGAGGGCCGCATCCGCCCCGACTGGGAGATGATCAGCTGGGTGGCGATGGACAACATGGTCACCGCGTTCGGAGCCGACCGCGTCAGGTTGCGGCGCTTGGTCGGCAGCGCGTTCACCCGCAAGCGCCTCGAGGCGATCAAGCCGCACATCCAGTCCCTCACCGACATGCTGATTGGCGAGCTCGGCAGGATTCCGGCAGGCGAGACCGTCGACCTGCGGGAGACGTTCTGCTACCCGCTGCCCGCCATGCTCGTCGCCGACCTCATCGGCATGGGTGAGGAGCAGCGCCGCGCCACCGCCAAGGTGATCGACATGATGGTCGACACCACCGTCACCCCGCAGCAGGCGCAGGAGACCCTCGCCGGCTGGCGCGGCGCCATGGTCAAGCTGATCGCCGAGAAGCGCGCCACCCCGGGCGAGGACATCACCTCCGACCTCATCGCCGCCCGCGACGAGGACGGCTCTCACCTCTCCGAGGACGAGCTGGCCGACTCGATCTTCGCAATCCTCGGCGCCGGCTCCGAGACCACCATCAACTTCTTCGACAACGCCATCTCGTCGCTGCTCGCGCACCCCGACCAGCTGCGTTCGGTGCTGGCGGGCGACGTCTCCTGGGACGCCGTGATCGATGAAACCCTGCGCGTCGAGTCCCCGCTCGCGAACCTGCCCCTGCGCTACGCCGTGACCGACATCGAGCTCGAGGGCGTGACCATCCCACAAGGCGACCCGATCCTCGTCAACTACGCCGCCATCGGCCGCGACCCGGCCCTGCACGGCGACACCGCCGACGTCTTCGACGTGGCGCGGGAGGACAAGCGCCACCTCTCGTTCGGCTACGGCGCGCACTACTGCCTCGGCGCCGGCGTTGCCTATGCCGTCGCCCAGATCGGCCTTTCCACGCTGTTCGCGACGTTCCCGGAGATGGCGTTGGCGGTCGAGCCGGAGGAGTTGCAGCCGCTTCCGACCTTCATCATGAACGGCCACCGTGCCCTGCCCGTCCGGCTCACGACCTGA
- a CDS encoding reverse transcriptase/maturase family protein, which produces MQSAETVLGVLRERGRRGLPLDELYRQLFNPQLYLLAYGRIYANRGAMTPGASAETVDGMSLMKIGRIIDALRHERYRFSPVKRTWIPKKNGTRRPLGLPTWSDKLVGEVMRLLLEAYYEPEFSARSHGFRPARGCHTALREVATTWTATAWFIEGDISDCFGTLDHQVMLSTLAERIHDNRFLRLLRNMLTAGYLEDWIWNATLSGAPQGGVISPILSNIYLHRLDTFVENVLIPEYTRGERRAKNRAYCRVQDAAARARVRGDRTTARKLRQQLHRLPSRDPNDPGYRRLRYVRYADDTLLGFVGPRAEAEEIRQRLAQFLRDDLKLELSEDKTLITHARTSAARFLGYEITVQHGDHMHHRGNRTVNGTIALRVPKTVITAKCARYLQRGKPAHRTRLVNHDDHTIIATYGAEYRGIVQYYLPAGDVWRLSRLRWIMETSMLKTLALKHRSAVSRMARKHRTTIDTPHGKRRCFEARVERAGRPALVARFGGIPLRRQKTAVVLDRRPVPIAARKELINRLLAGRCEVCDGTVDIQVHHVRKLADLDRDKQSRKNTWTKIMVKRRRKTLIVCADCHTQIHSGNAAITQ; this is translated from the coding sequence ATGCAGAGCGCCGAGACGGTGCTGGGTGTCCTGCGTGAGCGCGGCAGGCGTGGCCTGCCGCTGGATGAGTTGTATCGACAGTTGTTCAACCCGCAGCTGTATCTGCTGGCCTACGGGCGCATCTACGCCAACCGCGGCGCGATGACACCGGGTGCCAGCGCGGAAACCGTGGACGGCATGTCGTTGATGAAGATCGGTCGCATCATCGATGCGTTGCGCCATGAGCGCTACCGGTTTAGCCCGGTCAAGCGGACCTGGATCCCGAAGAAGAACGGGACGCGACGGCCGCTGGGCTTGCCTACCTGGTCGGACAAGCTCGTCGGCGAGGTGATGCGTCTGCTGTTGGAGGCGTACTACGAGCCGGAGTTCTCCGCCCGGTCCCACGGGTTCCGTCCCGCTCGGGGCTGCCACACCGCGTTACGCGAGGTGGCGACGACCTGGACGGCGACGGCCTGGTTCATCGAGGGTGACATCTCCGACTGCTTCGGCACGCTGGACCACCAGGTCATGCTGTCGACGCTGGCGGAGCGCATCCACGACAACCGGTTTCTGCGGTTACTGCGTAACATGCTCACAGCCGGATACCTGGAGGACTGGATCTGGAACGCCACGCTCAGCGGCGCGCCGCAGGGCGGGGTGATCTCACCGATCCTGTCGAACATCTATCTGCATCGGTTGGACACGTTTGTTGAGAACGTACTCATCCCCGAGTACACCCGAGGCGAACGCCGGGCCAAGAACCGCGCGTACTGCCGGGTGCAAGACGCGGCCGCACGGGCTCGTGTTCGTGGTGACCGCACCACGGCAAGGAAGCTGCGCCAGCAGCTGCACCGCCTACCCAGCCGAGACCCGAACGATCCCGGCTACCGGCGGTTGCGCTACGTGCGTTACGCCGATGACACCCTGCTCGGGTTTGTCGGACCACGAGCCGAGGCCGAGGAGATCAGACAGCGCCTCGCTCAGTTCCTTCGTGACGATCTCAAGCTGGAACTGTCCGAGGACAAGACGCTGATCACGCACGCCCGCACCAGCGCGGCGAGGTTCCTTGGCTACGAGATCACCGTCCAGCACGGCGACCACATGCACCATCGTGGGAACCGGACGGTCAACGGCACGATCGCGTTACGCGTGCCCAAAACGGTGATCACGGCCAAATGCGCCCGGTACCTACAACGCGGCAAACCCGCGCATCGGACCCGACTGGTCAACCACGATGACCACACCATCATCGCGACCTACGGGGCCGAGTACCGAGGCATCGTCCAGTACTACCTGCCCGCCGGCGACGTCTGGCGACTGAGCCGGCTTCGCTGGATCATGGAAACCTCCATGCTCAAGACCCTGGCACTCAAGCACCGCTCGGCGGTGTCGAGAATGGCCCGCAAGCACCGGACCACCATCGACACCCCGCACGGCAAACGGCGGTGTTTCGAAGCCCGGGTCGAGCGCGCAGGCAGGCCAGCACTGGTCGCCCGGTTCGGCGGCATACCACTCAGGCGGCAGAAGACAGCGGTCGTCCTCGACCGCCGCCCCGTCCCAATCGCCGCCCGCAAAGAGCTGATCAACCGGCTCCTCGCCGGGCGGTGCGAGGTCTGCGACGGCACGGTGGACATCCAAGTTCACCACGTCCGCAAACTCGCCGACCTCGATCGGGACAAGCAGTCACGCAAGAACACCTGGACGAAGATCATGGTCAAGCGACGACGCAAGACGCTCATCGTCTGCGCTGACTGCCACACCCAGATCCACTCCGGCAACGCCGCAATCACGCAGTAG
- the hppD gene encoding 4-hydroxyphenylpyruvate dioxygenase yields the protein MAFSVIDGHPCPPICGSFWRSVTMSPTRASEDMTIDHVEFYVESIENNIEWLVNGYGCSVRSTSAAGPGDVRSVVVGQGDIDLVLTEPVEPDHPVAAYVRRHGDGIANIGLRVPDAAEAFAWAVRRGARPVAPPLERNGVVTASIIGFGDVAHTFVQRPAGSVPFDEPVHAGTGLLKVDHFAVVVEPGQIDDTVEFYRQVLDFELTLAERIATGDQAMFIKVVQSRSRAVTLTLIESDASTEPSHVDAFLKDHGGAGVQHMALSCADIRSSVRQIMDNGIELLSSPDAYYALLAERMQPARHSVASLRELNILFDEDHDGQLYQIFAKSVHPRNTIFLELIERAGATTFGSSNIKSLYEAVEGQRYRDTN from the coding sequence ATGGCATTCTCGGTGATTGACGGCCATCCCTGTCCCCCCATCTGTGGCAGCTTCTGGAGGTCTGTGACGATGTCGCCAACGCGAGCATCTGAAGACATGACCATCGACCATGTCGAGTTCTACGTCGAGTCCATCGAGAACAACATCGAGTGGCTTGTGAACGGTTACGGCTGCTCGGTCCGCTCGACGTCCGCGGCCGGGCCGGGCGATGTCCGGTCGGTCGTGGTCGGCCAGGGTGACATCGATCTGGTGCTGACCGAGCCGGTCGAGCCCGACCACCCGGTCGCCGCGTACGTCAGGCGACACGGCGACGGGATCGCCAACATCGGCCTGCGGGTGCCGGATGCGGCCGAGGCGTTCGCATGGGCGGTTCGCCGTGGCGCCCGCCCCGTCGCACCGCCGCTCGAGCGGAACGGCGTGGTGACCGCGTCGATCATCGGATTCGGCGACGTCGCGCACACGTTCGTCCAACGTCCGGCCGGCTCGGTCCCGTTCGACGAGCCCGTTCACGCGGGCACCGGGTTGCTGAAGGTGGACCATTTCGCGGTGGTCGTGGAGCCGGGCCAGATCGACGACACCGTCGAGTTCTACCGGCAGGTGCTCGACTTCGAGCTCACGCTGGCCGAACGGATCGCGACCGGAGACCAAGCCATGTTCATCAAGGTCGTGCAGAGCCGTTCGAGGGCGGTCACTCTGACCCTGATCGAGTCGGACGCCTCGACGGAGCCGAGCCACGTCGACGCGTTCCTGAAGGACCACGGCGGGGCGGGCGTGCAACACATGGCCCTGTCCTGCGCGGACATCCGCTCATCGGTGCGGCAGATCATGGACAACGGCATCGAGTTGCTGTCCTCCCCGGACGCCTACTACGCGCTGCTGGCCGAGCGGATGCAGCCCGCCCGGCACAGCGTCGCATCGCTTCGCGAGCTGAACATCCTGTTCGATGAGGATCACGACGGGCAGCTGTACCAGATCTTCGCGAAGTCGGTGCACCCGAGGAACACGATCTTCCTAGAGCTCATCGAACGGGCGGGCGCCACCACCTTCGGCAGCTCGAACATCAAGTCGTTGTACGAAGCGGTCGAAGGCCAGCGCTACCGGGACACCAACTGA
- a CDS encoding DUF1702 family protein — protein sequence MSNSQRKSRARLFTPNRAMTRGREIRGFHVADEAARARLEAVGADFLDGFQFALEDRDTGGAGHTCRPDSVEERP from the coding sequence ATGTCAAATTCCCAGCGTAAATCACGTGCGCGCCTGTTCACGCCGAATCGCGCTATGACAAGAGGGAGGGAAATCCGCGGATTCCATGTCGCAGACGAAGCGGCACGGGCTCGGCTGGAGGCGGTTGGCGCGGATTTCCTGGATGGTTTTCAGTTCGCGCTGGAGGATCGCGACACCGGGGGCGCGGGTCACACGTGCCGACCAGATTCAGTAGAGGAGCGACCGTGA